In Deinococcus ficus, a single genomic region encodes these proteins:
- a CDS encoding MerR family transcriptional regulator, whose amino-acid sequence MHGRLIISRFALLTGLPAKTLRYYDEIGLLRPQWVDEDSAYRYYSVTQVSLGIRIRRWRELGLSLDAVRRLLDTPDQAGDVLREHEHRLRQEIEQRERALLALHLALQEAPMNYRLEHLPAQQTLCIHTSLQPPHYEVIPEALQELMAYCRTRGYAPHAPSFFVHHSEQQVVDVCVPVAGHAEPHGRIEVRTFEGGPAFIGRFVGPYDRTGAAYTLVVEEALRRGLPITGVTAEIYVKSVPHTPDPNAYETDIAFFLQPDPEPLA is encoded by the coding sequence ATGCACGGACGCCTGATCATCTCCCGCTTCGCCCTGCTCACGGGCCTGCCGGCCAAGACGCTGCGGTACTACGACGAGATCGGCCTGCTCCGCCCGCAGTGGGTGGACGAGGACAGCGCCTACCGGTACTACAGCGTCACTCAGGTCAGCCTGGGCATCCGCATCCGGCGGTGGCGGGAACTGGGGCTGTCCCTGGACGCCGTCCGCCGTCTGCTGGACACGCCGGACCAGGCCGGTGACGTCCTGCGGGAGCACGAACACCGCCTTCGCCAGGAGATCGAGCAGCGCGAACGCGCCCTCCTCGCCCTTCACCTCGCCCTTCAGGAGGCCCCCATGAACTACCGCCTTGAACACCTGCCCGCCCAGCAGACCCTCTGCATCCACACCTCGCTCCAGCCGCCCCACTACGAGGTCATTCCCGAGGCCCTGCAGGAACTGATGGCCTACTGCCGCACCCGGGGGTACGCGCCCCACGCGCCCAGCTTCTTCGTGCACCACAGTGAACAGCAGGTGGTGGACGTCTGCGTGCCGGTCGCCGGCCACGCCGAGCCGCACGGCCGGATCGAGGTGCGCACCTTCGAGGGCGGCCCGGCCTTCATCGGGCGGTTCGTGGGCCCGTACGACAGGACCGGCGCGGCCTACACCCTGGTCGTCGAGGAAGCCCTGCGCCGGGGCCTGCCCATCACCGGCGTCACCGCGGAAATCTACGTGAAGAGCGTGCCGCACACCCCCGACCCGAACGCCTACGAAACCGACATCGCTTTCTTCCTGCAGCCGGACCCGGAGCCGCTGGCCTGA
- a CDS encoding FadR/GntR family transcriptional regulator yields the protein MAPKVPAYRQAQIAIKRYIEEHRLRPGDLLPSEGQLARDMGMSRLSLREGVKTLEAVGILEARQGEGLYVKAFTFDSIFENLPYSFASDGKSLRDLLQVRTALEEGLIGMVVTHTTPAQIEHLHRLAQQMIDKARAGETFEDEDREFHLELYRPLNNLFLNRLVELFWEVFRRLHGSAGVTHWNLEQTAQDHMAIVEALRLKKPARVTQAMRTHFQQINERLATPSTPLVTDVQPTPAP from the coding sequence ATGGCTCCGAAAGTCCCGGCCTACCGCCAGGCCCAGATCGCAATCAAACGCTACATCGAAGAACACCGCCTGCGTCCCGGCGACCTGCTGCCCTCCGAAGGCCAGCTCGCCAGGGACATGGGCATGAGCCGCCTCTCCCTGCGCGAAGGCGTGAAAACACTGGAGGCCGTCGGCATCCTCGAAGCCCGGCAGGGCGAGGGGCTGTACGTCAAGGCGTTCACCTTCGACAGCATCTTCGAGAACCTTCCCTACTCCTTCGCCAGCGACGGCAAATCCCTGCGCGACCTGCTTCAGGTGCGCACCGCCCTGGAAGAGGGCCTGATCGGCATGGTCGTGACCCACACCACCCCCGCCCAGATCGAGCACCTGCACCGCCTCGCCCAGCAGATGATCGACAAGGCCCGGGCCGGCGAAACCTTCGAGGACGAGGACCGCGAGTTCCACCTGGAGCTGTACCGCCCCCTCAACAACCTCTTCCTCAACCGCCTCGTGGAGCTGTTCTGGGAAGTCTTCCGCCGCCTGCACGGCAGCGCCGGCGTCACCCACTGGAACCTTGAGCAGACCGCGCAGGACCACATGGCCATCGTCGAGGCGCTGCGCCTGAAGAAGCCGGCCCGGGTGACGCAGGCCATGCGCACGCACTTCCAGCAGATCAACGAACGCCTCGCCACGCCGTCCACCCCACTCGTGACCGACGTTCAGCCCACCCCCGCACCCTGA
- a CDS encoding dihydrodipicolinate synthase family protein, whose amino-acid sequence MTPTPHLHGIIPPVVTPLTPDYQIDEAALRRVIQHLLAGGVHGLFLLGSTSEVVFMDAPQRREVLRIAVDEVAGRVPLLAGVIDPTTDRVIGHARDAQAAGADGLVVTAPFYARTSQAEIIEHFRAIRHAVPLPIMAYDIPVCVHVKLERATLKALRAEGLIEGLKDSSGDDTNFRLLAVECQDDPDFRLFTGSELMVDTALQVGAHGCVPGLGNVDPAGYVALYDAARAGDWTAARSIQERLIRLFAVALQGTPRTSGGASGVGGFKTAMTLLGLIPHHHMHRPNLPLNAEETGRVAAILREGALL is encoded by the coding sequence ATGACCCCCACCCCCCACCTGCACGGCATCATCCCGCCGGTCGTCACGCCCCTCACGCCCGACTACCAGATCGACGAGGCCGCCCTGCGCCGAGTCATCCAGCACCTGCTCGCCGGCGGCGTGCACGGCCTGTTCCTGCTGGGCTCCACCAGCGAGGTGGTGTTCATGGACGCCCCCCAGCGCCGCGAGGTCCTGCGCATCGCGGTGGACGAGGTGGCAGGGCGCGTGCCGCTGCTCGCGGGCGTGATCGACCCCACCACCGACCGCGTGATCGGGCACGCCCGCGACGCGCAGGCGGCCGGCGCGGACGGCCTGGTCGTCACCGCGCCCTTCTACGCCCGCACCAGCCAGGCGGAGATCATCGAGCACTTCCGCGCCATCCGCCACGCGGTGCCGCTGCCAATCATGGCGTACGACATTCCCGTGTGCGTGCACGTCAAGCTCGAGCGCGCCACCCTGAAAGCCCTGCGCGCCGAAGGGCTGATCGAGGGCCTCAAGGACAGCAGCGGAGACGACACGAACTTCCGCCTGCTGGCCGTGGAATGCCAGGACGACCCGGACTTCCGCCTGTTCACGGGGTCCGAACTGATGGTGGACACCGCCCTCCAGGTCGGCGCGCACGGCTGCGTGCCGGGGCTGGGGAACGTGGACCCGGCGGGGTACGTCGCGCTGTACGACGCGGCCCGCGCCGGCGACTGGACGGCAGCGCGGAGCATTCAGGAGCGGCTGATCCGGCTGTTCGCGGTCGCGCTGCAGGGCACGCCGCGCACCAGTGGCGGCGCGTCCGGCGTGGGTGGGTTCAAGACCGCCATGACGCTGCTGGGCTTGATCCCGCACCACCACATGCACCGCCCGAACCTGCCGCTGAACGCCGAGGAGACCGGCCGGGTGGCAGCCATCCTGCGGGAGGGCGCGCTCCTGTGA
- a CDS encoding ion transporter: MTNPAPEPTDLHAARADLLQTLDDLLSGPLNVLGFVWLGLLVWELLGPVPAWVNLISNVIWGLFIVDFLLSFTLAPHKVTFLRRNWLSALSLLVPAVRFLRVFRGLRLLRTARLARGTRLFQILTRLNRGLKTLQRTLRRRQFGFVMLATLLVTLAGSAGLAYFEGTGGSAPGSYGAWVYWTGMLLMSLGPEHWPQSAEGRTLTALLGLYGFTVFGYITAALASVFVGADQSRLPEAEEVNNAALLAEVTALRQELARLSAAVPDPQED, translated from the coding sequence GTGACGAACCCTGCCCCTGAGCCGACGGACCTGCACGCCGCCCGTGCGGACCTCCTGCAGACCCTCGACGACCTGCTCTCCGGCCCGCTGAACGTCCTGGGGTTCGTGTGGCTGGGTCTGCTGGTGTGGGAACTGCTCGGTCCGGTCCCCGCCTGGGTGAACCTGATCAGCAACGTGATCTGGGGCCTGTTCATCGTCGATTTCCTGCTGTCGTTCACGCTCGCGCCCCACAAGGTCACGTTCCTGAGGCGCAACTGGCTGTCGGCCCTGAGCCTGCTCGTCCCGGCGGTGCGGTTCCTGCGGGTGTTCCGGGGCCTGCGGCTGCTGCGCACCGCGCGGCTCGCCCGCGGCACGCGCCTGTTCCAGATCCTCACGCGGCTCAACCGCGGCCTGAAGACCCTGCAGCGCACGCTCCGGCGCCGTCAGTTCGGGTTCGTGATGCTCGCGACCCTGCTGGTGACCCTCGCGGGCTCCGCCGGGCTGGCGTACTTCGAGGGCACCGGGGGGAGCGCCCCGGGCAGTTACGGCGCGTGGGTGTACTGGACGGGCATGCTGCTGATGAGCCTGGGACCGGAACACTGGCCGCAGTCCGCCGAAGGCCGCACCCTGACGGCGCTGCTGGGTCTGTACGGGTTCACCGTCTTCGGGTACATCACGGCCGCCCTCGCCAGTGTGTTCGTCGGCGCCGATCAGAGCCGGCTGCCCGAGGCTGAGGAGGTCAACAACGCGGCCCTCCTGGCGGAGGTGACCGCCCTGCGCCAGGAACTGGCCCGGCTCAGCGCGGCGGTGCCCGACCCACAGGAGGACTGA
- a CDS encoding N-acetylneuraminate epimerase — MKTAALSLALISTAAAQGATYPDLPVPLKNGVGGLIGTTIYAGLGTAGQKFYAMDLSRPERAWTEVAPFPDAARDQAAAAAVNGKLYVFGGLGKSTPDATTALFNQVHVYDPVTNIWTLLATRAPREVSGGAAVTQGDRILLFGGVNRNIFDGYFKDLAAAGSDKTRSDAVSLAYFTQRPQDYFFSRDLQAYHPATNTWQSLGVVPFSGRAGAAMHLTGTTLTVMNGEQKPGLRTAAAHQAQVTPADVTWRDLPDLPPATAGQVQEGLAGAYTGHSGGALLLAGGTNFPGSTAQFARGTLYAHEGLTKTWHSTVYALRGGRWTVAGQLPQAQGHGVSVQYGDELLLIGGETTGGAASAKVLSLRLQDGQLQTTD, encoded by the coding sequence ATGAAAACCGCAGCCCTGTCCCTCGCCCTGATCAGCACCGCCGCCGCTCAGGGCGCCACCTACCCTGACCTGCCCGTTCCCCTCAAGAACGGCGTGGGCGGCCTGATCGGCACCACCATCTACGCCGGACTCGGCACCGCCGGCCAGAAGTTCTACGCGATGGACCTCTCCCGTCCCGAGCGCGCCTGGACCGAGGTGGCCCCCTTCCCGGACGCCGCCCGGGATCAGGCCGCCGCCGCCGCCGTCAACGGCAAGCTCTACGTCTTCGGCGGCCTCGGCAAGTCCACGCCCGACGCGACCACCGCGCTGTTCAACCAGGTGCACGTCTACGACCCGGTCACGAACATCTGGACCCTGCTGGCCACCCGGGCGCCCCGCGAGGTGTCCGGCGGGGCCGCCGTCACCCAGGGCGACCGCATCCTGCTCTTCGGGGGCGTGAACCGCAACATCTTCGACGGCTACTTCAAGGACCTCGCCGCCGCCGGCAGCGACAAGACCCGCAGCGACGCCGTGTCGCTCGCCTACTTCACCCAGCGCCCGCAGGACTACTTCTTTTCCAGGGACCTCCAGGCCTACCACCCTGCGACCAACACCTGGCAGTCCCTGGGCGTGGTGCCGTTCAGCGGCCGGGCCGGCGCTGCCATGCACCTGACCGGCACCACCCTCACCGTCATGAACGGCGAGCAGAAACCGGGCCTGCGCACCGCCGCCGCCCACCAGGCCCAGGTCACCCCGGCCGACGTGACCTGGCGTGACCTCCCGGACCTGCCCCCCGCCACCGCCGGACAGGTGCAGGAGGGACTCGCCGGCGCGTACACCGGGCACAGCGGCGGCGCCCTGCTGCTCGCCGGCGGCACGAACTTCCCCGGCAGCACCGCGCAGTTCGCCCGCGGCACCCTGTACGCGCACGAGGGCCTCACGAAAACCTGGCACAGCACCGTGTACGCCCTGCGCGGCGGCCGCTGGACCGTCGCCGGGCAACTGCCCCAGGCGCAGGGCCACGGCGTGAGCGTCCAGTACGGCGACGAACTCCTCCTGATCGGTGGAGAGACCACGGGCGGCGCGGCCAGTGCGAAGGTCCTGTCCCTGCGCCTTCAGGACGGACAGCTTCAGACCACCGACTGA
- a CDS encoding GAF domain-containing protein, producing MSGFPTLPDVWLKRLTEAFETAGAPHSSESLLDAALGQALDLLPGASGEVWFAGPDDGLPDLQVSSGAWRRAREERRGAVHRTLQRHAPRSVHPEPGLFDEGLLLFPFRGTGEVHAALVVEVPGAHAVTREQRLALQTLTDHLAAHLSRRSHGNESSRLRHLAQAAVRINEIQGLQATLDVITEEARALIGAHQAVTSLTVSADWAQAVTAVSMSDKYAPWQSYAVPPDGSGIYALVCQGNTPLRLSQAELEAHPRWRAFGPHAQAHPPMRGWLAVPLVGRDGQNIGLIQLSDRFTGDFTAEDQDVLVQLALVAAARVENARLYDVAQEELRRREQVERDLRALNDGLERRVNDRTQQLEVAARQLQDQVNALDGFVAFHEAVGTQTDVLALVQQAAGVIRASLAHVSVAYYERESGLWKARVWSEDILPHVVAQIQAGVPEDAPDFARAVQSGAPVFIDGWEADANSLSSTASYGAVALTPVSTPGGLRGMLAVGTQDARVWTDREQAIVRSVGRSLELALERAEVTSRLQAQNAVLEGFAHLTRDLATQRDPLVIVRRAQEVMLSLLPAGYALYYTPDAGRWRNRVQVGDVGHRDLQAFIDAGPLIGLTPTVDVPWQSRAPYYQDQYARGSDTPPELVTHVSTAASLPVVVRDEVVGVLVMVLFQGRPWTSTDRVVLETVVGSLGLALERAESVALLAQRTEQLESSNAELARSNAELEQFAYVASHDLQAPIRAVTSFASMISRRNGEQLDERGQLYLRHIIDSGEHMKNLVDDLLAFSRLHTQQLAVQPVDSRRVFDTVLHRLSAVPGNEQAQITRSDLPLVLADRQQLDQLLQNLIGNSLKYRRADVLPRVHVSAEADGRMWRFAVKDNGIGIDPRYFDKIFVIFQRLHGRDVYEGTGIGLAVCKKILERHGGRLWVESTPGEGSTFYFTLPQAPA from the coding sequence ATGTCCGGTTTTCCCACTCTGCCCGACGTCTGGCTGAAGCGCCTCACCGAGGCATTCGAGACGGCGGGCGCCCCCCACTCGTCGGAAAGCCTGCTGGACGCGGCCCTCGGGCAGGCCCTGGACCTGCTGCCCGGCGCCAGCGGGGAGGTGTGGTTTGCCGGCCCGGACGACGGCCTTCCTGACCTGCAGGTGTCCAGCGGGGCCTGGCGGCGCGCGCGGGAGGAGCGCCGCGGCGCGGTGCACAGGACCCTGCAGCGACACGCGCCTCGCAGCGTCCACCCCGAGCCGGGTCTGTTCGATGAAGGACTGCTGCTCTTTCCGTTCAGGGGAACGGGGGAGGTGCATGCCGCGCTGGTGGTGGAAGTGCCTGGCGCGCACGCCGTCACCAGGGAACAGCGGCTCGCACTGCAGACCTTGACGGACCACCTCGCCGCTCACCTCAGCCGGCGGTCCCATGGAAATGAAAGCAGCCGCCTGCGGCACCTGGCGCAGGCGGCCGTGCGCATCAATGAGATTCAGGGGCTGCAGGCGACGCTGGACGTGATTACGGAGGAGGCCCGGGCCCTCATCGGCGCGCACCAGGCAGTCACCAGCCTGACGGTCAGCGCCGACTGGGCGCAGGCGGTCACGGCGGTGTCCATGAGTGACAAGTACGCGCCCTGGCAGTCATATGCCGTCCCGCCGGACGGCAGCGGCATCTACGCCCTGGTCTGCCAGGGAAACACGCCGCTGCGCCTGAGTCAGGCGGAGCTTGAGGCCCATCCCCGCTGGCGGGCTTTCGGGCCGCACGCACAGGCCCATCCGCCGATGCGCGGCTGGCTGGCCGTGCCGCTGGTGGGCCGGGACGGGCAGAACATCGGGCTGATTCAGCTCTCGGACCGGTTCACGGGAGACTTCACCGCGGAGGACCAGGACGTGCTCGTGCAGCTGGCGCTGGTGGCCGCCGCCCGGGTGGAGAACGCGCGCCTGTACGACGTGGCCCAGGAGGAGCTGCGGCGCCGCGAGCAGGTGGAGCGGGACCTCCGGGCGCTGAACGACGGCCTGGAACGGCGCGTGAACGACCGCACGCAGCAGCTGGAGGTCGCGGCCCGGCAGCTCCAGGATCAGGTCAACGCCCTGGACGGCTTCGTCGCCTTTCACGAGGCGGTCGGCACCCAGACCGACGTGCTGGCCCTCGTCCAGCAGGCGGCCGGGGTGATCCGGGCGAGCCTCGCGCACGTCAGCGTCGCGTACTACGAACGTGAGAGCGGGCTGTGGAAGGCCCGGGTGTGGTCCGAGGACATCCTCCCCCACGTGGTGGCCCAGATTCAGGCGGGGGTGCCCGAAGACGCCCCCGATTTCGCCCGGGCGGTGCAGTCGGGGGCGCCCGTGTTCATCGACGGCTGGGAGGCGGACGCCAACTCCCTGTCCAGCACGGCCTCGTACGGCGCAGTCGCCCTCACGCCTGTCAGCACACCTGGAGGGCTGCGCGGCATGCTCGCGGTCGGCACGCAGGACGCCCGGGTGTGGACGGACCGGGAGCAGGCCATCGTGCGGTCCGTGGGCCGGAGCCTGGAACTCGCCCTGGAACGCGCCGAGGTCACCTCCCGCCTTCAGGCGCAGAACGCCGTTCTGGAGGGCTTCGCGCACCTCACTCGCGACCTCGCGACGCAGCGTGACCCGCTGGTGATCGTGCGGCGGGCCCAGGAGGTCATGCTGTCCCTGCTGCCCGCCGGGTACGCCCTGTACTACACGCCCGACGCCGGCCGCTGGCGCAACCGGGTGCAGGTGGGCGACGTGGGCCACCGCGATCTGCAGGCGTTCATCGACGCTGGCCCGCTGATCGGCCTGACGCCCACCGTGGACGTCCCCTGGCAGAGCCGCGCCCCGTACTACCAGGACCAGTACGCCCGCGGCAGCGACACGCCGCCTGAACTCGTGACCCACGTCAGCACGGCCGCGTCCCTGCCGGTTGTGGTGCGGGACGAGGTGGTCGGCGTGCTGGTGATGGTGCTGTTCCAGGGCCGGCCCTGGACGTCCACAGACCGGGTCGTCCTGGAAACGGTCGTGGGCAGCCTCGGGCTCGCGCTGGAACGCGCGGAGAGCGTGGCGCTTCTCGCGCAGCGCACCGAGCAGCTCGAGAGCAGCAACGCCGAACTGGCCCGCAGCAACGCCGAACTTGAGCAGTTCGCGTACGTGGCCTCCCACGATCTGCAGGCGCCGATCCGGGCCGTCACGAGTTTCGCCAGCATGATCAGCCGCCGGAATGGTGAGCAGCTCGACGAGCGCGGACAGCTGTACCTGCGTCACATCATCGACAGCGGCGAGCACATGAAAAACCTCGTGGACGACCTGCTGGCCTTTTCCCGCCTGCACACCCAGCAGCTGGCCGTCCAGCCCGTGGACAGCCGCCGGGTGTTCGACACGGTGCTGCACCGGCTCAGCGCGGTTCCCGGAAACGAGCAGGCGCAGATCACGCGCTCCGACCTGCCGCTGGTGCTGGCCGACCGCCAGCAGCTTGACCAGCTGCTACAGAACCTGATTGGCAACAGCCTCAAGTACCGCCGGGCGGACGTGCTGCCCCGCGTGCACGTGTCCGCCGAGGCAGACGGCAGGATGTGGCGCTTCGCGGTGAAGGACAACGGGATCGGCATCGACCCCAGGTACTTCGACAAGATTTTCGTGATCTTCCAGCGCCTGCATGGCCGGGACGTGTACGAAGGCACCGGGATCGGCCTGGCGGTCTGCAAGAAGATCCTGGAACGCCACGGCGGACGGCTCTGGGTGGAGTCCACGCCGGGGGAGGGAAGCACCTTCTATTTCACGCTTCCGCAGGCGCCGGCCTGA
- the opp4C gene encoding oligopeptide ABC transporter permease → MTALLAPAPRRTPTTLAVKRFFRHRLAVIGLLLLGLILLSVIVGPMIAPFKPDQIDLLARNQPPGGQHWLGTDPTGRDVFARTFSAGRVSLMVGLLSTLISVVVGTTLGALAGYFGGWVDNLIMRFVDIVMTFPSIIVLLTLAAIIGPGIDKTILIIGLLGWPLAARLVRAKLLSVRELEFIAAAGALGATDRRILLRHALPNVIDVLVVFVSLGVASAILTEAGLSFLGLGVQPPQASWGNLLSTAREITIMEAYPWQWMPAGALIVLTVLATNFLGDGLRDALDPKARQ, encoded by the coding sequence ATGACCGCCCTGCTCGCCCCGGCCCCCCGCCGCACCCCCACCACCCTGGCCGTCAAACGCTTCTTCCGGCACCGGCTGGCGGTGATCGGCCTGCTGCTGCTCGGCCTGATCCTGCTGTCGGTGATCGTGGGCCCCATGATCGCGCCCTTCAAACCCGACCAGATCGACCTGCTGGCCCGCAACCAGCCGCCCGGCGGGCAGCACTGGCTGGGCACCGACCCCACCGGCCGCGACGTGTTCGCCCGGACCTTCAGCGCCGGACGCGTGTCCCTGATGGTGGGCCTGCTCAGCACCCTGATCTCGGTCGTGGTCGGCACCACCCTCGGCGCCCTGGCCGGGTACTTCGGCGGGTGGGTGGACAACCTGATCATGCGCTTCGTGGACATCGTCATGACCTTCCCCAGCATCATCGTGCTGCTCACCCTGGCGGCGATCATCGGTCCCGGCATCGACAAGACCATCCTGATCATCGGCCTGCTCGGCTGGCCCCTCGCTGCGCGGCTGGTCCGCGCCAAACTGCTGTCCGTGCGCGAACTGGAGTTCATCGCGGCCGCCGGCGCCCTGGGCGCCACCGACCGCCGCATCCTGCTCAGGCACGCCCTGCCGAACGTCATCGACGTGCTGGTCGTGTTCGTCAGCCTGGGCGTGGCCAGCGCCATCCTCACCGAGGCGGGCCTGAGCTTCCTGGGCCTGGGCGTGCAACCCCCGCAGGCCAGCTGGGGCAACCTGCTCAGCACCGCGCGGGAGATCACGATCATGGAAGCCTACCCCTGGCAGTGGATGCCGGCCGGCGCCCTGATCGTCCTGACCGTGCTCGCCACCAACTTCCTCGGCGACGGCCTCCGGGACGCCCTCGACCCCAAGGCCCGCCAGTGA
- a CDS encoding ABC transporter permease encodes MGTYVIRRLLTTIPLLLVITAIIFTMLQFTPGDPLDAYIPPDQVVSAQQREIIRQDLGLDQPKPVQYVRWLGRAVQGDLGYRIKNGERVSTEIARRLPPTLLLMGLGMTLGVTLGVFFGVLAAVKRYTALDNGLTFLAFLGISTPAFLAGLLGMYVFALKLKWFPAGGYQTPGDGGALDILRHLILPASILSVTYVAVLMRYTRSSVLEVVFQDYVRTASAKGVPYARVVSKHVLRNALIPVITVIGANVANLIGGAVFLESIFSWPGTGQLYLDAIDARDYPMIMGTTLVLATVILLANLITDLLYGAIDPRIRYS; translated from the coding sequence ATGGGAACCTACGTCATCCGGCGGCTCCTGACCACCATTCCGTTGCTGCTGGTGATCACCGCCATCATCTTCACGATGCTGCAGTTCACGCCCGGCGATCCCCTGGACGCGTACATCCCCCCGGATCAGGTCGTCAGCGCCCAGCAACGGGAGATCATCCGCCAGGACCTCGGCCTTGACCAGCCCAAGCCCGTGCAGTACGTGCGCTGGCTGGGCCGGGCCGTGCAGGGCGACCTGGGCTACCGCATCAAGAACGGCGAGCGCGTCTCCACCGAGATCGCCCGCCGCCTGCCGCCGACGCTGCTGCTGATGGGCCTGGGTATGACGCTCGGCGTGACCCTGGGCGTGTTCTTCGGCGTGCTGGCCGCCGTGAAGCGCTACACCGCGCTGGACAACGGCCTGACCTTCCTGGCGTTCCTGGGCATCTCCACCCCGGCCTTCCTGGCGGGACTGCTGGGCATGTACGTCTTCGCGCTGAAACTCAAGTGGTTTCCCGCCGGCGGGTACCAGACGCCCGGAGACGGCGGCGCCCTGGACATCCTCCGGCACCTGATCCTGCCGGCCTCGATCCTCTCGGTGACGTACGTGGCCGTGCTGATGCGCTACACGCGCTCCAGCGTGCTGGAAGTCGTCTTCCAGGACTACGTGCGGACCGCGAGCGCCAAGGGCGTACCGTACGCCCGGGTGGTCAGCAAGCACGTCCTGCGCAACGCCCTGATTCCGGTAATCACCGTGATCGGAGCGAACGTCGCGAACCTGATCGGCGGCGCGGTGTTCCTGGAGAGCATCTTCTCCTGGCCCGGCACCGGACAGCTGTACCTCGACGCCATCGACGCCCGCGACTACCCCATGATCATGGGCACGACGCTGGTGCTCGCCACGGTGATCCTCCTCGCCAACCTCATCACGGACCTGCTGTACGGCGCGATCGACCCGCGCATCCGCTACAGCTGA
- a CDS encoding ABC transporter substrate-binding protein has translation MFKRTALALTLALSTLGTASADKVITGAFDQGPGGSPQLFNPLTNTAGFTWLNKYYSTLVLYDVGFKKISGDLASSWVVGDGGKKYTFVLRTGVKWHDGRPFTSKDVKFSLDLANNPDSGSAFAAKFGNIKSIQTPNARTVILTLSKPNAALLDALTSFMILPEHALAKIPARELRTSSWWRTDPVGTGPFMWSRYVPDQYVELKANPEYYKGKPKVDRLVNRYFKEQAAAVLALKSGNIDFTYLTLDDTKTFGGSSVNIISGPSQVANYLGFNNASDQFKDVRVRQAMLHAIDRNAIIKQLYGGGAEPAYCPVTNSKYVPKNLNRYAYDPAKARQLLQAAGWNTSQNVEVITYYNDQLSKDVLVTLQQMFAQVGLKITPRFLDTPSYNQATSGTGFSLVYAGIGNGPDPDTLYPSMHSDFMPPNGTNRMRVKLPALDRLFEQAQETTAAATRTKAYQNMCSLVNQQLPWGMLWTAKRFGGASKDLVNFVWTPAPGGGRYDDQAHLWDIK, from the coding sequence ATGTTCAAACGCACCGCGCTGGCCCTTACCCTCGCCCTGTCCACCCTCGGGACCGCCTCGGCAGACAAGGTCATCACCGGCGCCTTCGACCAGGGCCCCGGCGGCTCCCCGCAGCTGTTCAACCCCCTGACCAACACGGCCGGGTTCACGTGGCTGAACAAGTACTACTCCACCCTGGTGCTGTACGACGTGGGCTTCAAGAAGATCAGCGGCGACCTCGCCAGTTCCTGGGTGGTCGGCGACGGCGGGAAGAAGTACACCTTCGTGCTGCGCACCGGCGTGAAGTGGCATGACGGCAGGCCCTTCACCAGCAAGGACGTGAAGTTCAGCCTGGACCTCGCCAACAACCCCGATTCCGGCAGCGCCTTCGCCGCGAAATTCGGGAACATCAAGAGCATCCAGACGCCGAACGCCCGCACGGTCATCCTGACCCTCAGCAAACCCAATGCCGCGCTGCTGGACGCCCTGACGAGCTTCATGATCCTCCCCGAGCACGCCCTCGCCAAGATCCCCGCCCGGGAGCTGCGCACGTCCAGCTGGTGGCGCACCGACCCCGTCGGCACGGGGCCCTTCATGTGGAGCCGGTACGTGCCCGACCAGTACGTGGAACTCAAGGCCAACCCCGAATACTACAAGGGCAAACCGAAGGTCGACCGGCTCGTCAACCGCTACTTCAAGGAGCAGGCCGCGGCGGTGCTGGCCCTGAAAAGCGGCAACATCGACTTCACGTACCTGACCCTGGACGACACCAAGACGTTCGGCGGCAGCAGCGTGAACATCATCAGCGGGCCCAGCCAGGTCGCCAACTACCTGGGCTTCAACAACGCCAGCGACCAGTTCAAGGACGTCCGCGTCCGGCAGGCCATGCTGCACGCCATCGACCGCAACGCCATCATCAAGCAGCTGTACGGCGGCGGCGCCGAACCGGCCTACTGCCCTGTCACGAACAGCAAGTACGTGCCCAAGAACCTGAACCGCTACGCCTACGACCCCGCCAAGGCGAGGCAGCTGCTGCAGGCCGCCGGCTGGAACACCAGCCAGAACGTCGAGGTGATCACCTACTACAACGACCAGCTCAGCAAGGACGTCCTGGTGACCCTGCAGCAGATGTTCGCGCAGGTGGGGCTCAAGATCACCCCGCGTTTCCTGGACACGCCCTCGTACAACCAGGCGACCAGCGGCACGGGCTTCTCGCTGGTGTACGCCGGCATCGGCAACGGCCCGGACCCCGACACGCTGTATCCCAGCATGCACTCGGACTTCATGCCGCCCAACGGCACCAACCGCATGCGCGTGAAACTCCCCGCCCTGGACCGGCTGTTCGAGCAGGCGCAGGAAACCACCGCCGCCGCCACCCGCACCAAGGCGTACCAGAACATGTGCAGCCTCGTGAACCAGCAGCTGCCGTGGGGCATGCTCTGGACTGCCAAGCGCTTCGGTGGCGCGAGCAAGGACCTGGTGAACTTCGTCTGGACGCCCGCCCCCGGCGGCGGCCGCTACGACGACCAGGCCCACCTCTGGGACATCAAGTAA